A region from the Clavibacter sp. A6099 genome encodes:
- the rnc gene encoding ribonuclease III: MTDTQGSRVHGDRDALRRLLAVDVSPELLELALTHRSYAYEHGGIPHNERLEFLGDSILGQAVTVMLYLENPDLDEGELAKRRASLVSSVALAEVATRIGLGKHLLLGRGEELTGGRAKSSILADTVEAIIGASYLDAGGEAATGLVLRLIAPLLEDPARFGAAMDPKTALQETAARQGLPAPVYDVSDSGPDHSKRFHAVVTVGDAVRTTGEGSSKKQAEMTAALEAWTRLEARTTA, translated from the coding sequence CGCCGTGGACGTGAGCCCCGAGCTCCTCGAGCTCGCGCTCACCCACCGCTCGTACGCGTACGAGCACGGCGGCATCCCGCACAACGAGCGCCTCGAGTTCCTCGGCGACTCCATCCTCGGGCAGGCCGTCACGGTCATGCTCTACCTCGAGAACCCCGACCTCGACGAGGGCGAGCTCGCCAAGCGGCGCGCGAGCCTCGTCTCGAGCGTCGCCCTCGCGGAGGTCGCCACGCGCATCGGGCTCGGCAAGCACCTGCTGCTCGGCCGCGGCGAGGAGCTCACGGGCGGCCGCGCCAAGTCGTCGATCCTCGCCGACACGGTCGAGGCCATCATCGGGGCCTCGTACCTCGACGCCGGGGGAGAGGCCGCGACCGGTCTCGTGCTCCGCCTCATCGCGCCGCTCCTGGAGGACCCGGCGCGCTTCGGCGCCGCCATGGATCCGAAGACCGCGCTCCAGGAGACCGCCGCGCGCCAGGGCCTGCCCGCACCCGTCTACGACGTGAGCGACAGCGGTCCCGACCACAGCAAGCGCTTCCACGCCGTCGTCACCGTCGGCGACGCCGTCCGCACGACGGGCGAGGGATCCAGCAAGAAGCAGGCCGAGATGACGGCCGCGCTCGAGGCGTGGACCCGCCTCGAGGCGCGCACCACGGCCTGA
- the mutM gene encoding bifunctional DNA-formamidopyrimidine glycosylase/DNA-(apurinic or apyrimidinic site) lyase — translation MPELPEVEVVRAGLEPAVAGARVTGVEILDARSLKRHDPLEGAFVDLLVGRVITSAVRRGKFMWLPLEPDAGRDTTGPRALVTHLGMSGQVLLREPGSDPDGLLRIRMGIEHPVHGELVVAFVDQRIFGSMAVDRLVPTPDGHAGGRGSPSALVPTQVAHIARDPLDPAFDDELLLDRLARRRTGIKRALLDQTLVSGIGNIYADEALWAARIHYAHPTDALGRGRALRLLAEVRQVLARALAEGGTSFDAQYVNVNGASGYFSHSLNAYGQQGKPCPRCGTPIVREAFMNRGSHLCPHCQVLPDPDAAA, via the coding sequence GTGCCCGAGCTCCCCGAGGTCGAGGTCGTCCGCGCCGGCCTGGAGCCGGCGGTCGCCGGCGCGCGCGTCACGGGCGTCGAGATCCTCGACGCGCGCTCCCTCAAGCGGCACGATCCGCTCGAGGGCGCGTTCGTCGACCTGCTCGTCGGCCGCGTGATCACCTCGGCCGTCCGCCGCGGCAAGTTCATGTGGCTGCCGCTCGAGCCCGACGCCGGACGCGACACGACCGGCCCCCGCGCCCTCGTCACGCACCTCGGCATGAGCGGGCAGGTGCTCCTCCGCGAGCCCGGCTCCGACCCGGACGGCCTGCTGCGGATCCGCATGGGCATCGAGCACCCGGTGCACGGCGAGCTGGTGGTCGCGTTCGTCGACCAGCGGATCTTCGGGTCGATGGCCGTCGACCGCCTCGTGCCGACACCCGATGGGCATGCCGGTGGCCGCGGATCCCCGTCGGCGCTCGTGCCGACGCAGGTGGCGCACATCGCGCGCGACCCGCTCGACCCGGCCTTCGACGACGAGCTGCTGCTCGACCGGCTCGCGCGGCGGCGCACGGGGATCAAGCGCGCTCTCCTCGACCAGACCCTCGTGAGCGGCATCGGCAACATCTACGCGGATGAGGCGCTGTGGGCCGCGCGCATCCACTACGCGCACCCCACCGACGCCCTCGGACGCGGGCGCGCGCTGCGGCTCCTCGCCGAGGTGCGCCAGGTGCTCGCGCGGGCGCTGGCCGAGGGCGGCACGAGCTTCGACGCGCAGTACGTCAACGTCAACGGCGCGTCCGGCTACTTCTCGCACTCGCTCAACGCCTACGGTCAGCAGGGGAAGCCGTGCCCGCGCTGCGGCACGCCGATCGTGCGCGAGGCCTTCATGAACCGCGGCTCGCACCTGTGCCCGCACTGCCAGGTGCTGCCCGATCCTGACGCGGCGGCGTGA
- a CDS encoding GNAT family N-acetyltransferase produces MPHEADVRRFAVEEVRPPVAVGAEGWDDFVALTDVVNRAQSHDLGHDAFVWLPQELIADYADVAHVRKRLFAARVDGRIVGRGLLTTWLHDPETSDVAVSVIPEHRRHGIGRALRERVERIALDDGCRTLMGFTMHRAEANGSPIPSPTGIGAVGADDPSSRFAVDAGYRLGQTARTSSLDTVEAAPTLAGHRADARGAAGDAYRVVSWVDATPEHLLDDLAVLHTRMSTDTPQGDLPQSEDAWDAGRIREAEARRASAGRTGLTTAALHVATGRLVGFTEIAVSPSGRRSDGHAYTYQQDTLVLAEHRGHRLGMLLKVENLLLLAREAPEADRVVTWNADENRPMLAVNEALGFRHVGTSGSWLREVAPAR; encoded by the coding sequence ATGCCGCACGAAGCCGACGTCCGCCGCTTCGCCGTGGAGGAGGTCCGCCCGCCCGTCGCGGTCGGCGCGGAGGGCTGGGACGACTTCGTGGCCCTCACCGACGTCGTCAACCGCGCGCAGTCGCACGACCTCGGGCACGACGCGTTCGTCTGGCTGCCGCAGGAGCTGATCGCCGACTACGCCGACGTGGCGCACGTGCGGAAGCGCCTCTTCGCCGCGCGCGTGGACGGCCGGATCGTCGGCCGGGGGCTCCTCACGACCTGGCTGCACGACCCCGAGACGTCCGACGTCGCGGTGTCCGTGATCCCCGAGCACCGGCGCCACGGGATCGGCCGGGCGCTGCGGGAGCGCGTCGAGCGGATCGCCCTCGACGACGGCTGCCGGACGCTCATGGGCTTCACGATGCACCGCGCCGAGGCGAACGGATCACCCATCCCCTCTCCGACGGGCATCGGCGCGGTCGGCGCCGACGACCCCTCCTCGCGCTTCGCCGTCGACGCCGGCTACCGCCTCGGCCAGACCGCGCGCACGAGCTCGCTCGACACCGTGGAGGCGGCCCCGACGCTCGCCGGCCACCGCGCCGACGCCCGCGGTGCCGCCGGCGACGCGTACCGCGTGGTCTCGTGGGTGGACGCGACGCCCGAGCACCTGCTCGACGACCTCGCCGTGCTGCACACGCGCATGTCGACCGACACCCCGCAGGGCGACCTCCCGCAGTCGGAGGACGCGTGGGACGCCGGCCGGATCCGCGAGGCGGAGGCGCGGCGCGCGTCAGCCGGACGCACGGGGCTCACCACGGCGGCCCTGCACGTGGCGACGGGCCGGCTCGTGGGCTTCACGGAGATCGCCGTCTCCCCCAGCGGGCGCCGCTCCGACGGCCACGCCTACACCTACCAGCAGGACACGCTCGTGCTGGCCGAGCACCGCGGCCACCGCCTGGGCATGCTCCTCAAGGTCGAGAACCTGCTGCTCCTGGCGCGCGAGGCACCGGAGGCGGACCGCGTCGTCACCTGGAACGCCGACGAGAACCGCCCGATGCTCGCGGTGAACGAGGCGCTGGGCTTCCGGCACGTGGGCACGAGCGGGAGCTGGCTGCGGGAGGTCGCACCGGCGCGCTGA
- a CDS encoding AAA family ATPase: protein MHLKSLTLKGFKSFAQPTTFQFETGVTCVVGPNGSGKSNVVDALAWVMGEQGAKTLRGGKMEDVIFAGTSTRGPLGRAEVTLTIDNADGALPIDYTEVAIRRTLFRNGGSEYAINGTSCRLLDVQELLSDSGLGREMHVIVGQGRLDNVLRATPEERRGFIEEAAGILKHRRRKERTLRKLEGMQANLTRLNDLAGEIRRQLKPLGRQAEVARQAQTVAAEVRDARARLVADEVVTLRRALAEHTRTEEERTTERMVLQEKLDRAVIRSERIVEEQEGDEVDGARRTAFALEQVQERLRNLLSLAQQRLALLGSADDAPETAAGTTPGQVQESRDEAERLVALIAEAEAGWASARQATAAARQALDALDEEIQAQSALVSRHDLEIAGLTGRAETAGSRLAAVRGEVLRQQNALDAARARLAAAEAERERGEAEGEADEQGGSELTRAYEDAQADVASEESAIEAVREELHAKERERDALAAREQALASALDQRDGSSDLVAAGLPGIRGLLAEHVHVQPGYEAAVAAALGSLADAVLAETLDDAVAALRRAVDDDLGRVEVVVAGSADAQVSEPSSAGPAGPVAAASVVDAPDGVRRILADVVFVDGLAEAVALLDGRDAPATAITRVGEVVSAHVLRGGSGATRSKLELVAARDAAATTLTDVRARIDDLQVDLAAGRERLRAARERASTALGGLREADARLAAHAERLSRSRAQAESAAAELARVQRGLDLASASVDEAVAASDVARRALDEVRSRPRPVLDASGRDALVAEWEAAREAEIEARLQVETARERVRAEQERTVALERRLAAERAAAEEAARRQVIRRRQIARAASVAEALPAVVRAADRSTAEARLVLARAEEARAGRNAELVALRREEAELRARLHGITEDVHGLELQIYEKRLQVSQLLERAASELGLGEEVLVAEYGPDVPVPEEAPLPPRQRPLAQADEGGGDAEADPDDAAASAEAPDPSAETSGPADEADDEDDAADPVPTRPFDREEQHARLQVAERKLAQLGRVNPLALEEFAALEQRHLFLTEQLADLTATRKDLLTIIDDIDRTMQGVFADAFEDTRAAFDRVFPILFPGGTGSIHLTDPEQLLTTGIEVSVRPAGKRIERLSLLSGGERSLAAVALLIAIFTARPSPFYIMDEVEAALDDANLGRLLTILEQLRDTSQLIVITHQKRTMEIADALYGVSMRQDGVSAVVGQRVSRDARPDTAPGSAGEDEPEGAPATQQEPAAEEQAAS, encoded by the coding sequence GTGCACCTGAAGAGCCTGACCCTCAAGGGGTTCAAGTCGTTCGCGCAGCCGACCACGTTCCAGTTCGAGACCGGGGTGACCTGCGTCGTCGGGCCGAACGGATCCGGCAAGTCGAACGTCGTCGACGCCCTCGCCTGGGTCATGGGCGAGCAGGGCGCCAAGACCCTCCGCGGCGGCAAGATGGAGGACGTCATCTTCGCCGGCACCTCGACGCGCGGCCCGCTCGGCCGTGCCGAGGTCACGCTCACGATCGACAACGCCGACGGCGCGCTCCCCATCGACTACACCGAGGTCGCGATCCGCCGCACGCTGTTCCGCAACGGAGGCAGCGAGTACGCGATCAACGGCACGTCCTGCCGGCTGCTCGACGTGCAGGAGCTGCTGAGCGACTCCGGGCTCGGCCGCGAGATGCACGTCATCGTCGGCCAGGGCCGCCTCGACAACGTCCTGCGCGCCACCCCCGAGGAGCGGCGCGGCTTCATCGAGGAGGCCGCGGGGATCCTCAAGCACCGCCGCCGCAAGGAGCGCACCCTCCGCAAGCTCGAGGGCATGCAGGCCAACCTCACGCGGCTGAACGACCTGGCCGGGGAGATCCGCCGCCAGCTCAAGCCGCTCGGGCGGCAGGCGGAGGTCGCGCGCCAGGCGCAGACCGTGGCCGCCGAAGTCCGCGACGCCCGCGCGCGGCTGGTGGCCGACGAGGTCGTGACCCTCCGGCGCGCGCTCGCGGAGCACACGCGCACCGAGGAGGAGCGCACGACCGAGCGGATGGTGCTGCAGGAGAAGCTCGATCGAGCGGTCATCCGGTCCGAGCGCATCGTCGAGGAGCAGGAGGGCGACGAGGTGGACGGCGCCCGCCGCACGGCCTTCGCGCTGGAGCAGGTGCAGGAGCGCCTGCGCAACCTGCTGTCGCTCGCGCAGCAACGGCTCGCGCTCCTCGGATCCGCCGACGACGCGCCCGAGACCGCGGCGGGCACGACGCCCGGGCAGGTGCAGGAGTCCCGCGATGAGGCGGAGCGGCTGGTCGCCCTGATCGCGGAGGCCGAGGCGGGCTGGGCATCCGCACGGCAGGCGACCGCGGCGGCCCGGCAGGCGCTCGACGCGCTCGACGAGGAGATCCAGGCCCAGAGCGCGCTCGTCTCCCGGCACGACCTCGAGATCGCGGGGCTGACGGGTCGGGCCGAGACCGCGGGATCCCGGCTGGCCGCGGTCCGCGGAGAGGTCCTCCGCCAGCAGAACGCGCTCGACGCCGCGCGGGCCCGTCTCGCCGCCGCCGAGGCCGAGCGGGAGCGCGGCGAGGCGGAGGGCGAGGCCGACGAGCAGGGTGGATCCGAGCTGACGCGCGCCTACGAGGACGCGCAGGCCGACGTCGCCAGCGAGGAATCCGCGATCGAGGCCGTGCGCGAGGAGCTGCACGCGAAGGAGCGGGAGCGCGACGCCCTGGCCGCGCGCGAGCAGGCCCTCGCGAGCGCGCTCGACCAGCGCGACGGATCCAGCGACCTCGTCGCCGCGGGCCTGCCCGGCATCCGCGGCCTCCTCGCCGAGCACGTGCACGTGCAGCCCGGCTACGAGGCCGCCGTCGCCGCCGCGCTCGGCTCCCTCGCCGACGCCGTGCTCGCCGAGACGCTCGACGACGCGGTCGCCGCCCTCCGGCGCGCGGTCGACGACGACCTGGGGCGCGTCGAGGTGGTCGTGGCCGGATCCGCCGACGCGCAGGTCTCCGAGCCGTCATCCGCCGGCCCCGCCGGCCCCGTCGCCGCGGCCTCCGTGGTCGACGCGCCGGACGGCGTGCGGCGCATCCTCGCGGACGTCGTCTTCGTCGACGGCCTCGCGGAGGCGGTCGCCCTCCTCGACGGACGGGACGCTCCCGCCACGGCCATCACCCGCGTGGGCGAGGTCGTGTCGGCGCACGTGCTGCGCGGCGGATCCGGTGCCACCCGCTCCAAGCTCGAGCTCGTCGCCGCTCGTGACGCCGCGGCGACGACGCTGACCGACGTCCGTGCCCGCATCGACGACCTGCAGGTGGATCTCGCGGCGGGCCGGGAGCGCCTCCGTGCCGCCCGGGAGCGCGCGTCCACGGCGCTCGGCGGGCTGCGCGAGGCGGACGCGCGCCTCGCCGCCCATGCCGAGCGCCTCAGCCGCTCCCGCGCGCAGGCCGAGTCCGCGGCCGCGGAGCTCGCCCGCGTGCAGCGCGGCCTCGACCTGGCGAGCGCGTCCGTCGACGAGGCCGTCGCCGCGTCCGACGTCGCCCGTCGCGCGCTCGACGAGGTCCGATCCCGTCCGCGGCCCGTGCTCGACGCGAGCGGCCGCGACGCGCTCGTCGCCGAGTGGGAGGCCGCGCGCGAGGCCGAGATCGAGGCGCGCCTGCAGGTCGAGACGGCCCGCGAGCGCGTGCGGGCGGAGCAGGAGCGCACGGTCGCGCTCGAGCGCCGCCTGGCCGCGGAGCGCGCCGCCGCCGAGGAGGCCGCCCGCCGCCAGGTGATCCGCCGCCGTCAGATCGCGCGGGCCGCATCCGTCGCCGAGGCCCTGCCCGCCGTGGTGCGCGCCGCCGACCGCAGCACCGCGGAGGCGCGTCTCGTGCTCGCCCGCGCGGAGGAGGCCAGGGCCGGCCGGAACGCCGAGCTGGTGGCGCTCCGCCGGGAGGAGGCCGAGCTGCGCGCGCGCCTGCACGGCATCACCGAGGACGTGCACGGACTCGAGCTGCAGATCTACGAGAAGCGCCTGCAGGTGTCGCAGCTGCTCGAGCGCGCCGCGAGCGAGCTCGGACTGGGGGAGGAGGTGCTCGTGGCCGAGTACGGACCCGACGTGCCGGTGCCCGAGGAGGCGCCGCTGCCGCCGCGGCAGCGTCCGCTCGCGCAGGCGGATGAGGGCGGCGGCGATGCCGAGGCCGATCCCGACGATGCGGCCGCGTCGGCGGAGGCGCCCGACCCGAGCGCGGAGACGTCCGGGCCGGCCGACGAGGCGGACGACGAGGACGACGCCGCGGATCCCGTCCCCACCCGCCCCTTCGACCGCGAGGAGCAGCACGCCCGTCTCCAGGTCGCGGAGCGGAAGCTCGCCCAGCTCGGCCGCGTGAACCCGCTCGCCCTCGAGGAGTTCGCCGCGCTCGAGCAGCGACACCTGTTCCTCACCGAGCAGCTCGCCGACCTGACCGCGACGCGCAAGGACCTGCTCACGATCATCGACGACATCGACCGCACCATGCAGGGCGTCTTCGCCGACGCCTTCGAGGACACCCGGGCGGCGTTCGACCGCGTCTTCCCGATCCTCTTCCCGGGCGGCACGGGCAGCATCCACCTCACCGATCCCGAGCAGCTGCTCACCACGGGCATCGAGGTGAGCGTGCGCCCCGCGGGCAAGCGCATCGAGCGCCTGTCGCTCCTGTCCGGCGGGGAGCGCTCGCTCGCGGCCGTCGCCCTGCTCATCGCGATCTTCACCGCCCGACCGAGCCCGTTCTACATCATGGACGAGGTCGAGGCGGCCCTCGACGACGCCAACCTCGGCCGCCTGCTCACGATCCTCGAGCAGCTCCGCGACACCTCGCAGCTCATCGTCATCACCCACCAGAAGCGCACGATGGAGATCGCCGACGCGCTGTACGGCGTCTCGATGCGGCAGGACGGCGTGAGCGCGGTCGTCGGACAGCGCGTGAGCCGCGACGCCCGCCCCGACACGGCACCCGGATCCGCGGGCGAGGACGAGCCCGAGGGCGCGCCCGCGACCCAGCAGGAGCCCGCCGCCGAGGAGCAGGCCGCCTCCTGA
- the ftsY gene encoding signal recognition particle-docking protein FtsY, giving the protein MAARTPWSLSGALRGMFAKPTIDETTWDDLETALITADFGPDVTEATIDDLRQKVERYRTTDPRDLQRMLRESIEERLAKHDPTLKLSARPAVILVVGVNGVGKTTTIGKFAKFLRNYGRTVVVGAADTFRAAAVDQLATWAERAGAEIVRPQQPGQDPASVAFQTVEHAMRTGTEMVIIDTAGRLHTKGGLMDELSKIRRVVEKQSPIAEVLLVLDATTGQNGLAQAQAFIEHGGVTGLVITKLDGSAKGGFILNVQERTGIPIKLIGQGEGIGDLTGFTPHVFAQNLVG; this is encoded by the coding sequence ATGGCAGCCCGCACCCCCTGGTCCCTCTCCGGCGCGCTCCGCGGGATGTTCGCGAAGCCGACGATCGACGAGACCACGTGGGACGACCTCGAGACCGCCCTCATCACCGCGGACTTCGGCCCCGACGTCACCGAGGCCACCATCGACGACCTCCGCCAGAAGGTCGAGCGCTACCGCACGACCGACCCGCGCGACCTCCAGCGCATGCTCCGCGAGAGCATCGAGGAGCGCCTGGCGAAGCACGACCCGACGTTGAAGCTCAGCGCCCGCCCCGCCGTGATCCTCGTCGTCGGCGTCAACGGCGTCGGCAAGACCACCACCATCGGCAAGTTCGCGAAGTTCCTCCGCAACTACGGCCGCACTGTCGTCGTGGGCGCGGCCGACACGTTCCGCGCCGCCGCCGTCGACCAGCTGGCGACCTGGGCCGAGCGCGCCGGCGCCGAGATCGTGCGCCCGCAGCAGCCCGGCCAGGATCCCGCGAGCGTCGCCTTCCAGACCGTGGAGCACGCGATGCGCACGGGCACCGAGATGGTCATCATCGACACCGCCGGCCGCCTGCACACGAAGGGCGGGCTCATGGACGAGCTGTCGAAGATCCGTCGCGTGGTCGAGAAGCAGTCGCCCATCGCCGAGGTGCTGCTGGTGCTCGACGCGACGACCGGCCAGAACGGGCTCGCGCAGGCGCAGGCGTTCATCGAGCACGGCGGGGTCACGGGCCTCGTCATCACGAAGCTCGACGGATCCGCGAAGGGCGGCTTCATCCTCAACGTGCAGGAGCGCACGGGCATCCCCATCAAGCTCATCGGCCAGGGCGAGGGCATCGGCGACCTCACGGGCTTCACCCCCCACGTCTTCGCGCAGAACCTGGTCGGCTGA
- the ffh gene encoding signal recognition particle protein — protein MATFGTLSDRLAETFKNLRGKGKLSAADVDGTVREIRRALLEADVALDVVKAFTASVRERALGGEVSQALNPAQQVVQIVNEELVGILGGQQRRIQFAKKPPTVIMLAGLQGAGKTTLAGKLGKWLAKDGHTPMLVAADLQRPNAVQQLQVVGEQAGVPVFAPEPGNGKGNPVRVAKDAMKHAADKQYSVVIIDTAGRLGVDQELMKQAADIRKATDPDEVLFVIDAMIGQDAVATAKAFQDGVDFTGVVLSKLDGDARGGAALSVASVTGRPIMFASTGEGLDDFEPFHPDRMASRILDLGDILTLIEQAQQAFDEEEAMEVAQKLASDTFTLDDFLKQMQQLRGKGSLKKMMGMLPGMGAMKEQLENFDEKEIVRTEAIIQSMTKAERQNPKLLNGSRRLRIARGSGMTVTDVNGLVQRFEQASKMMRTVARGGMPQIPGMGPMPGAHSGRKPVQQKKKGSKSGNPAKRAQENAALASGQRIGGPTAPAGSGFGLAGAAKGGADGAPSEEELASLQKFLGR, from the coding sequence ATGGCTACCTTCGGAACACTCTCGGACCGCCTCGCCGAGACCTTCAAGAACCTGCGCGGCAAGGGCAAGCTCAGCGCCGCGGACGTCGACGGCACCGTCCGCGAGATCCGCCGCGCGCTGCTCGAGGCCGACGTCGCGCTCGACGTCGTCAAGGCGTTCACCGCGTCCGTCCGCGAGCGCGCCCTGGGCGGCGAGGTCAGCCAGGCGCTGAACCCCGCCCAGCAGGTCGTGCAGATCGTCAACGAGGAGCTCGTCGGCATCCTCGGCGGCCAGCAGCGCAGGATCCAGTTCGCCAAGAAGCCGCCGACCGTCATCATGCTCGCCGGCCTCCAGGGCGCGGGCAAGACGACCCTCGCGGGCAAGCTCGGCAAGTGGCTCGCCAAGGACGGCCACACGCCGATGCTCGTCGCGGCCGACCTCCAGCGCCCCAACGCCGTGCAGCAGCTGCAGGTCGTCGGGGAGCAGGCGGGCGTCCCCGTCTTCGCGCCCGAGCCCGGCAACGGGAAGGGCAACCCGGTGCGCGTCGCCAAGGACGCGATGAAGCACGCGGCCGACAAGCAGTACAGCGTCGTCATCATCGACACCGCGGGACGCCTCGGCGTCGACCAGGAGCTGATGAAGCAGGCCGCGGACATCCGCAAGGCCACCGATCCCGACGAGGTCCTCTTCGTCATCGACGCCATGATCGGCCAGGACGCGGTCGCGACCGCGAAGGCGTTCCAGGACGGCGTCGACTTCACGGGCGTCGTGCTCTCCAAGCTCGACGGCGACGCGCGCGGAGGAGCGGCCCTCTCGGTCGCCTCCGTCACCGGCCGCCCGATCATGTTCGCGTCCACGGGCGAGGGCCTCGACGACTTCGAGCCCTTCCACCCCGACCGCATGGCGAGCCGCATCCTCGACCTCGGCGACATCCTCACCCTCATCGAGCAGGCCCAGCAGGCCTTCGACGAGGAGGAGGCGATGGAGGTCGCCCAGAAGCTCGCGAGCGACACCTTCACGCTCGACGACTTCCTCAAGCAGATGCAGCAGCTGCGCGGCAAGGGCTCCCTCAAGAAGATGATGGGCATGCTCCCCGGCATGGGTGCCATGAAGGAGCAGCTGGAGAACTTCGACGAGAAGGAGATCGTCCGCACCGAGGCGATCATCCAGTCGATGACGAAGGCCGAGCGCCAGAACCCGAAGCTGCTCAATGGCTCGCGCCGCCTCCGCATCGCCCGCGGATCCGGCATGACCGTCACCGACGTCAACGGACTCGTGCAGCGCTTCGAGCAGGCCTCGAAGATGATGCGCACGGTCGCCCGCGGCGGCATGCCGCAGATCCCCGGCATGGGCCCGATGCCAGGCGCGCACTCGGGCCGCAAGCCCGTGCAGCAGAAGAAGAAGGGCTCGAAGTCGGGCAACCCGGCCAAGCGCGCGCAGGAGAACGCCGCGCTCGCCTCGGGCCAGCGCATCGGCGGGCCCACGGCTCCCGCGGGATCCGGCTTCGGCCTGGCCGGTGCGGCGAAGGGCGGCGCGGACGGCGCCCCGAGCGAGGAGGAGCTCGCCTCGCTGCAGAAGTTCCTCGGGCGCTGA
- a CDS encoding VOC family protein, with protein sequence MFAPATAFSGFSVDDVPAALAFYRGTLGLEVEEVPEMGMLRLVLPGSAARVLVYPKPGHVPATFTVLNLQVDDVEQAVVELNARGVDTRTFAGMPTDARGIMRGNGPDIAWFRDPAGNILSVVAA encoded by the coding sequence GTGTTCGCACCCGCCACCGCGTTCAGCGGCTTCAGCGTCGACGACGTCCCCGCCGCGCTCGCCTTCTACCGCGGCACCCTCGGCCTCGAGGTCGAGGAGGTGCCCGAGATGGGCATGCTGCGGCTCGTGCTCCCCGGATCCGCCGCACGCGTCCTCGTCTACCCGAAGCCGGGCCACGTGCCCGCGACGTTCACGGTCCTCAACCTCCAGGTCGACGACGTCGAGCAGGCGGTCGTCGAGCTGAACGCGCGCGGCGTCGACACGAGGACCTTCGCGGGGATGCCCACGGACGCGCGCGGGATCATGCGCGGCAACGGGCCGGACATCGCCTGGTTCCGCGACCCGGCCGGCAACATCCTGTCCGTCGTCGCGGCGTGA
- a CDS encoding MarP family serine protease gives MSPAVDIVILVVAVLAALAGWRRGAIVTVAGLAGIVLGVLLALWITPAFLALLDQFGVATGIARTLAAAVLMLVTTSLVSGILAQIASVLTRLLRPKGAAQGLDRGVGAVAGLAAWAVSVWFIGGFLGSSGVIPAVQLASSSRIVAALDRVSPISSGTALSALDDALHDVGYPRVFANGEEAIADTAAPDADVPEAVRRSASSVVKILSSAPACGTSSSGSGWVVQGDRVVTNAHVVTGSDQVYVQQGGTGQLLEADLVVFDPARDVAILAVPGLTASPLALGDQLAASDEAVVAGYPGGGPYQATGARIREVVQALGTDIQHEQPVTREVYSVRGTVRPGDSGGALFDAQGRVVGLVFATSTVDAQTGYAMTLDEIAPVLQQAGATTPVDSGRCSV, from the coding sequence GTGAGCCCCGCCGTCGACATCGTGATCCTCGTCGTCGCCGTGCTCGCGGCCCTCGCCGGCTGGCGTCGCGGAGCGATCGTGACGGTCGCCGGCCTCGCCGGCATCGTGCTCGGGGTGCTGCTCGCGCTGTGGATCACGCCGGCGTTCCTGGCGCTCCTCGACCAGTTCGGCGTCGCCACCGGGATCGCCCGCACCCTCGCCGCCGCCGTGCTCATGCTCGTCACGACGTCGCTCGTGAGCGGGATCCTCGCGCAGATCGCCAGCGTCCTCACCCGCCTGCTCCGCCCGAAGGGTGCGGCGCAGGGCCTGGACCGCGGGGTCGGCGCCGTCGCGGGGCTCGCGGCCTGGGCCGTCTCGGTCTGGTTCATCGGCGGCTTCCTCGGCTCCAGCGGGGTGATCCCCGCGGTGCAGCTCGCGTCGTCGTCCCGCATCGTCGCGGCGCTCGACCGGGTCAGCCCGATCTCGAGCGGCACCGCGCTCTCCGCCCTGGACGACGCGCTCCACGACGTGGGCTACCCGCGCGTGTTCGCGAACGGCGAGGAGGCGATCGCCGACACGGCCGCGCCCGACGCCGACGTCCCGGAGGCCGTGCGGCGCTCCGCGTCGAGCGTGGTGAAGATCCTCTCCTCGGCACCCGCGTGCGGCACCTCGTCGTCCGGCAGCGGCTGGGTCGTGCAGGGCGACCGCGTCGTCACGAACGCGCACGTGGTGACCGGATCCGACCAGGTGTACGTGCAGCAGGGCGGCACGGGGCAGCTGCTCGAGGCGGACCTCGTGGTGTTCGACCCGGCGCGCGACGTCGCGATCCTCGCGGTGCCCGGCCTCACGGCATCCCCGCTCGCGCTCGGCGACCAGCTCGCCGCCTCCGACGAGGCCGTCGTGGCCGGCTACCCCGGCGGCGGTCCGTACCAGGCGACGGGGGCGCGCATCCGCGAGGTGGTCCAGGCGCTCGGCACAGACATCCAGCACGAGCAGCCGGTCACGCGCGAGGTCTACTCGGTCCGCGGCACCGTGCGTCCCGGGGACTCGGGCGGGGCGCTGTTCGACGCTCAAGGCCGCGTGGTCGGCCTCGTGTTCGCCACCTCGACGGTGGACGCGCAGACGGGCTACGCGATGACGCTCGACGAGATCGCCCCCGTGCTGCAGCAGGCGGGCGCGACGACGCCGGTCGACTCCGGGCGCTGCTCCGTCTGA